The sequence below is a genomic window from Lolium perenne isolate Kyuss_39 chromosome 4, Kyuss_2.0, whole genome shotgun sequence.
AAAATAATAGGGCAATGATCAGATCTAGAGGAAGTGAGATGCATAACCTGATGGTTTTTGAAATGGTTTATCCAATCGGGGCAAGCAACCACTCTATCGAGTCTGACTCTGATGTTATTTCTTCCATCTTGCTTGTTATCAAAGGTCCAAGGCCTACCTTTAAAGCCTAAGTCATGCAGATCACAGAAGGACAAAGCCTCTCTAAACTGAGCCATTTGCCtttcatttcttttccttctagaCCAGTGTTCACTTTGTGTCAAGCACTCGTTAAAGTCACCCATCATCGCCCACGGGCCAGGCAGGAGTGGTTTGATCCTGCGAAGGAGGCTCCACATGTTATGCCTTTCATGAGGGCGGGGTTCTCCATACACAAAGGTACATCTCCATTTCATATCATTGGGCTTATTACAAATGGTTACATCAATGTGATTGGTACCCAACTTAAACAGATGCACCTGAATACTCTCATCCCAAAACAGAGCTAGGCCTCCCCCTTTTCCTTCCTCCTTGAAGGTTATGACATTTTTAAGGCCTAATCTCCATCTAAGGTTTTCTACATACTGTTTATTCTGGCGAGTTTCAGAAAGAAAAAGGATTTTAGGTTGGTGAACACGCATCAGCCGCTCTAATTCTTGAACTGTCGCAGCCCGGCCTAAACCGCGACAATTCCAACTCAGGAGTATCATGGCTCCTGACCGGTGCGCTCCTTCGCACCGGTCAGTTGGCCAGCGGCCCCATGGCTGGCTGCCTCCAGTTGCTTGTCCTCCTCAGCCCCATCATCCTTCTGAGCTTTCCTTGGTTCCTCCCCTGTGAACACTTCGAGAGACCTTTTGCTTTCCTCTTCCTCAGTTCTGTCTTGGATTACTTCccctggcagcttgccatggtgttcctcctcttctctCAGCCTGCGAAGTGTTTCCACCCCTAGGCACTCCTCCAGAGATGGGACGGGGAAGTACATCTTCTTTGGGGGCGGTTGCTGGCTCGATTCCTCACCATCGAGCTTCTGCCTGATACGTGTAGCCCCCAGGACTCCTTCCTGGGTTGTACACATGTGCCAACAAATCCATGGTATTCGTATGACAAGTTCTTTTGTCTTCTCTAAACATCATGCAATATCTAAGCTAAAACCGTTGTATTAACCATCATACATGCTCTAAGTTTACTCGTGAATGCCACAAATTTAAATATAGAAAAGTAAAGATGAATTTACAATTTCCACTCCAATGGAATCATTGACTTTTAGTTCATACCCACAAGAATGAAACAACTAGAAAAAACAGTGGACCTGAACAAAGACGCAAAATTAAAACTCTTACAACTAACCATGAGCTATGCTCTGCTATAAGCTTTTAAAAAAGCAAATTTAGCTTTTTAAAAAGATTTATATTTTAAAACCGAGGTAATACATCACAAGTTGCCACCAAATTTCTCTTTGGCATCCATAGGCATCGGTCAGTCGAGCAGCACCGCGTCGGTAGAGATGAAGCTGTGGATGACCATGTCCTTGACCTTGCCCTTGAGCACGCAGTACCGCCGCAGCACGGCCTCCCTTGTGAACCCGGCCTTCTGCAGCACCCGCTGCGACGCCGCGTTGGGCACGTCCACCAGCGCCTCCACGCGAAGCAGCCCCTCCACCTCGCCGAACACCTGGGCCAACGCCCGCCGCACGGCCGCCGTGGCCACGCCCTTGCCCCAGTGCGCGCGCGCCAGCACGTACCCGAGCTCCGCGCGGCAGCCGTCCTCCGTGGGCGACACGGAGATGGCGCCGACGgggcggtcgtcgccggcgaggCAGATGGCGCGGAACCAGGGGTGCGGGAGCACGGCGTCGCGGAGGTAGGCGAGCAGGAGCTCCGTGGAGGTGTAGGGCTCCCAGCGGCACGGGGCGGCCGCCAGCGGGTCCGACGCCCACGCCATCATGGCGTCCACGTCGGCGAGCGTGAACCGGCGGAGCGTCACCTCCACGGCTGGCTGCGCTCCTTGGCCGGTTGACTGCTCCATTTCTCTGTGTGCTGCTACCTTGCCAGTGTGGGTTTCCGTGTTTATAGGCGGCCGGATCGGTCAGGCAGAGCAAGCGCCTGCTCTGTTTGACCGCATCACGCACTAGTTGACC
It includes:
- the LOC127292442 gene encoding uncharacterized protein; amino-acid sequence: MEQSTGQGAQPAVEVTLRRFTLADVDAMMAWASDPLAAAPCRWEPYTSTELLLAYLRDAVLPHPWFRAICLAGDDRPVGAISVSPTEDGCRAELGYVLARAHWGKGVATAAVRRALAQVFGEVEGLLRVEALVDVPNAASQRVLQKAGFTREAVLRRYCVLKGKVKDMVIHSFISTDAVLLD